The DNA sequence ataaattagacaaaaataaaaatattaaaacaatttcttaatttctatttttgtGTGATTCAAACTATTTTGAACTTCCAAGTTTCTTTCCATACATACACCACTTTTATAAAAAAGCAACAACCTCAAAGAAAGGAAAATCGAACCTTAAAagtaaactaataattaataaaagcaAATCAAATGCACCTTTATTCTAATCAATGCAATAATGGATCCAAAAGCATCATCATCTCTTAGTTGATCCTAACTACCATCTTACTCTACATTCTATATTCTTCCAACCCCCTTCTCTTTAACAACAATGACCAACAAGATTGCTCCCCATCACCATCACTCCCGCCCCCATCATCAGAAGAAGTGAAAAATAACAACCATATTGTAGTTCGGTTAATTCTAAAACAAACGGCACAAACaaccaaaacagaattaaaacACATTATTTTTGAGATTGCCGCATCATGGAActttcataacaaaaaaaaaagattacatCAAAGTATGGCAGAGACCAAAAGAAACTAGAGGCGTTGTTTGGTTGGatcagaaaataaaaacgaagGGTTACCGGAGATTAGATTATCCTTTAGATTAGTGCCAAGATGAACAACATCAAGGAGGAGGAGAGGAGTGGAGACGAAGAATAAAAATGAACATTTGAGGGTTAGAGTTTTATAGGTGAGAATTGGATCAATTTAGGTATTTTAATCAAATTTGAAGTACCAATTTAAGTTGAATTCATTGTCTGTCCACATCAGCATGCAGTTAACTGTACACCTCAGCGCCGTTAAAAGGTCTAATAACTTTGGATTATCGGAAATTTACGATTCTAAGAGTGAATGACTTATTTGGTCATTTTAAAAAGTGGGAGACTAATATAAAGCGAATTGAGAATTTTAAAGGTTATTTTAGACATTATctcattatataattatattattttaaatgtataaatatataattatagatgttatgctataaaattatagatcttatattatgttatataaataattatgaatGCAGCATATTTTTTGGCATATACACAGTAGAATGTAATCGCTATACCagctaactaataataaaaaggggaggACTCACATATAAATTACCCAAATTAAGTTTTTTTGTGAGgataatttttaataaagtaatatgtattttatttaatttattatttgtgttaaataaattaattgatcTGAAATTAATGCACATATAATACATATAATAAACTAGATTTCAAACAAATAGAATGATGAACTGATATATATTTTTAAGTCAATATTTTGGGTTAATTgtactgaatttttttttaaattagatttttttaattagattattttacttcaaataattaaaatatgataatACACCTTAAATTATTTTAAGAGTAGAAAATTAATATTTGTACGTATGCTATATaagcttattttattaattattccaaTAAGTTATGTTCATTTGTATATCTAATATTcacataataatttaaatttattttgtctattttattattttatttcgtatatgatgatttgattttataaatatcaCATACGTATTTAATTGTATGTATTTGAAATATGTTATCATGCTATTATTATTGATAAAAGTAGAAAGTATAAacattatttgtatttatttatataatttacaacttaaatagaattaaataattttttcaaaatatagagagaagaagaagaaaaataggaATTGAAAGCGCTAAATAACatatgaataaaaattaaaaagaagaatacggaagataataaaagaaattaaaagagagaaaaatactaaatttacctaagtagaagaagaaaaataagaattgaaagtgctaacttttatttaatttattttttataataattttttaatatttaaaaatagtttatttttaccttttttaaattaaatattaatttttaatttttgtcagtAAATAAGTATTATTTTTAGGTACtataacaattaatttattatatttttttgaatttttatttttctattatcttttttcaattattttttttcatttcattgtttcttctttttctccctaATTTTTCTACtcttaaaataatttaactacaAAAATGTCCAATTATAAAAAGAGAAACCCAAAGCATTGGCTTAAAGTATAAATTAGttcattattttatttgtctaaaGTCTAATTTATTATATGCATTGATTTTGGttcaattaataatttatttaactcAAATAAATAGGATACATATTACTTTACTAGGCATTATCCTCACAAAAAGACATTTTTACTATCTGTATGTGAGTCGTTCCCTAATAAAAAATCAGTCAAAAATCTAAATGAGCTCAAtatccttttctattttttttttaatttattcttttatcatttttttttcattctctcaTCACTTCAATTTTATCTACAATCACAAACCAGCTACATTCGGCATTAGTCATTATCCTCGTTATTGACGACCACCGCCAACCGCTTCAAGCTGCcagattatcttaaattttaaattatatattctaaatattaaattttagattttaaattttaaatattaaattttaatttttttatttaaattttaaatatttttattatttctaattttgaatattcCTTTTTGTTGTGAATTGTTAATTAGTTTATTAGCTGAAAATGATTGGTTACCTATattttttaaggtttaattattctgttagtctttataattttacaaaatttttaattaaatttttgtacttttttttttaattggatctctgcactaaattttttttcaattaagtatcTTTTgatagtaattgacttaattatataaaaattcaactaaaataaaattgatacagaaacttaaataataaaaaaaaatataaaagctcaattaaaaaaaaattgatacaaaaatttaattaaaaaaaaatatataaaaatctaattaaaaattttacaaaattatagatACCAATTGTTAAACCTTTTTTCAAAATGTAATAATTTACGGGAATGAATCCCTTCACTTGAAGTTTTGAATTGACCatgtattaaatattttttttctcttggcCAGTAGGTATTTTAGTAATTTAACACTTAGATATTCTCttcattgatttatttattttggtgacAGATTTTGGGCCGGACTTCGGATATTCATAACCTGAAAGTAGGTCCAAATGAATGGGCCATATAAGCAGGCCCATAAAACATCAGTCCAAAAAATAGTAGATCCTCCcaagtgaaaagaaaaacaaacaacTTGTGTGTAGAGACTTGAGAGGTGAGGATCGAAATTCAGAAAGCAAAacctaaagaagaagaagaagaagaagaaggggattGAAATTTGAAGAATTGATCGATCAATTGAGTTTGAAGAAAAGAGTTAAGAATGGATGTGATAAAGACGCAGCAAATATCGTGGAGGGCGATAGAGAAAGTTGTGGTGCACCCACTTGTGCTCCTCAGCATAGTCGACAACTACAACAGAGTCGCCAAGGACACGCGCAAGCGCGTCGTCGGCGTCCTCCTCGGCTCTTCCTTCAAAGGCACCGTCGACGTCACCAACAGCTATGCcggtaactaactaactaactaactcacTCTCTAACAACCTCAACTACTTCCTCTAACTGATTTCGGTTCGTTACAGTTCCCTTTGAAGAAGATGACAAGGATCCTTCCATATGGTTTCTCGACCATAACTATCACGAGTCCATGTTCTCCATGTTTAAGAGAATTAACGGtacctttcattattattattattcattccTCTAATCCTTAATTCTGTGTTGATTCTGTTTCTTCAGATCAGATCTAATCTTTTCCattttgacatttttttttttgttcagcaAAGGAGCATGTTGTTGGGTGGTACAGCTCCGGCCCCAAGCTCCGAGAGAATGATCTTGACATTCATGCTTTGTTCAATGAGTATGTTTGTTTATTCAGCTCAAATTCACAGAAAAATCTTCCGCATTTTAGTATTgatgtttatctttttttttttgttcgttTAACTCGATTGAGGGCTGTGGTTGTGTGAAGTAAACGTAATTTCCATGATCTGATTGAAACTTCATCTAACGAATACGATATTAGTGTATTTACCAAAAGAGAGAAAATATGCTATTAGTGTAATGTCATACCTAGCTGTGATGAGTGAGGTGCAAAGCTAGGGTGGTACTTCTACAGGAGTGAGACAAAGCATAATTTGTGTATGTAAATGTTAGTTATTCAAAAGAGGGAATAATAAATTTCTAATATTAGCTGGTAATCCCGAAATACAGGACGATGCAAAAGTATTTCTTAGTTCTAAACAGTTTGTTTCTTTTTGCAATGAATAATTATAGCTTTGATAAGCAAGGTTTACACCTAATGCTGTTCGGCAATATCCTCAAGCACAGTTTGTACTTTTCTATGCTTTAGCAACTTGAGGCATGTTTCGCTTGCTTTGTAGTAATATCTCTGTGTAATCCTGATTGTTATGTGTTGTTATGTGCAGTGGTTATGCACATACATTTTCTCACCACTGGGGATTAGTCCTTTTACTTGGAAGCATGATAGAACAAGAAACTTTTTATGCTGCTGTTTATCTCAATATTTATATCAATTTATCAATTTGTCACCTTCCACATTTTTGCAGCTATGTTCCCAATCCTGTTTTGGTTATAATTGATGTTGAGCCTAAGGAACTGGGAATTCCTACCAAAGCTTACTATGCAGTTGAAGAGGTTAAAGAGGTAGAACTGAAGTACTTCTATCCTTTGATTAAATATACTTGTGGTTTCTTTGATACCTGCATAAGTTATGAAAATTATTAATGATGGGAGTAGCTAGCTAGTGTTTGCTTGTGTGGAACTTAATCAGTGGACACAAGAACTGATAAGCAGCTTAAACTAACTGCAGAATGCCACTCAGAAAAGCCAAAAGGTCTTTGTGCATGTGCCATCAGAAATCGCTGCTCATGAAGTTGAGGAAATAGGTATGCCATCAAATCCAAAAGTGCtgcattttctgttatttttcctttttcaaagaaaaaaaaagttacctTATTTGTATTCTTCATGGTTGTCTGAACATTTTCCTCTTTCCCTTGTTTAGGGGTGGAACACTTGCTTAGAGATGTGAAGGATACAACCATTAGCACCCTTGCTACAGAGGTGGGTGACTGGATTCATCACTTGCTATATATTAATTTCTTACTGAatgtttttgtttctttattttgctGTTATTGTTATCCTTGTATTTATATTTCTCTCTGCGCGCATCGTATTTCTGAGTATgctaagatatatatattttatctaatgacaaatgttaaaattgttgtttGAGTTCTTTTAGGTAAGTGGAAAACTTACAGCCTTGAAAGGTTTGGATGCAAGACTTAAAGAGATAAGAAGTTATCTTGACCTTGTCATCGATGGAAAGCTTCCTTTAAACCATGAGATTTTGTACCATCTGCAGGTTGGTTTACACACAAACATGTATTTCTTTGTAATTGACAATTATTTGGCCACTGTCACATGGTTTAGCAAGATATGTTAGAAGAATTTTCAGCTGATCtacatttcaatttatttttttttggcttAACTCTATTACTGTGTTTCACCATCTCATGATTTATTGAATTTTGTTAGGATGTGTTCAACCTGCTACCAAACCTTAATGTCAACGATCTGATAAAGGCTTTTGCAGGTTAAGAATGTGAATGAATATGTATGTGTTATGGTTTTCTGCAATGGCCTTTATTGTTGATATCTTTCTTCATTGTTGCAGTGAAAACAAATGATATGATGCTGGTAATATACCTGTCGTCCCTTATCAGAAGTGTAATTGCGCTCCACAACTTGATTAACAATAAGGTTAGATACACTATGCTCAATCTTACTGCATCtatttgttattgttgtttggTGGGTGATTTTGGTTTCATAGCTAGTCCTAGTTTTGGTTgtgttacattattattattattatacttagTATGAAATGGAGTAAGTTTCAGAGGGTTAGAGTAAAAACACTCCTCTTTTGGCAGATGCTCAACAAAGAACATGAACGCGCAGAAGACTCGAAGTCAGTACCAGTATCAAGTACAGCTGGAAGTTAAAGTTGCTATTATTGACTACATAGACCAAGATCTTTTGCACTTCAACCGTCACTTTGATTGGCCTTCGGCCTTCTTGAGGATTCTGATTCGGGAAATACATGTAACATGGCACAAAAGATCTTTTAACCTGGGAGTGGGAATATTATTGGTTATGCTCATGCTTTATGTTATTTGTACTCTTGAGaacatttttgtttttcaatctTGGAAGAGTTACAACGATTTGTCCTTAAGCAGATTGATCACGAGTCAGAAATTGATCTTCTATTCCCCGCAAGCTCTCTTGATGCGTTACGAGAATCATTCTTGTCACAAACCGTGCTTGTTACAAACCGTGCATTGTAGCTCAAACATGACTAATGATACAAAAGCACGCAAATTCATTTGAAATAGAAAAATGATCGATTTTTTGTCCCTAATATTTGAAATAGTTTTAATTTTACTTATTGTAAATTTTTTGacagttaatttttttatcttttgagttATAGTCTTGATCCAAATAGGGGTGATCCAAATAGGGGAGAAAAGTACAAAGACTAACTTTTGATCAATTAAAATctcttttggcattgtttttaaggaTAATTAATCAATCAAAAACCATCAagtaaaaatgaaatacaaaagagTCCTGCATCAATAACAAACTACGGACTAAAAGATGACAAAATTACACAAAAATGAATCGCACTACCCCATCTTAGATTTATAGACGCCAAATGTTCACCCTTCAAATAGCATCATGGCAAGACTTAGACATTCATAATAGACGAATATATTCACATCAATTACATTATCTCATTTTGACATCCTCCATTGGCATATCATTCACTTACTCACACCAAATAAATCCCTCTCCTCATATATTTTCACCAAACAATGTTCCTTTTGTATTTCCATGTTATCCACTTGTTTAGTTACTTTTATTCATAGTCTTCTTGTCCAATTCAACATCGAAGCCAATAATTCAATTGCATCCCATCTACAGGTGTTCTCCAATTCCAATCTTTCCCAAGTCTTCCTCTCTTTGAAGTTACTGCTGTACTTGAACCTCACCTCCACATTTTGCATGACTTTTTGCTACATATGTCTTGTTCCTCAACATTCTTAAGTCCTTAACTTGCTATTTTTCCATGCATCCATtcaacaatatttttattatcaattataAATATCAATCCCTCCTCTTTCCTATTATCTTCCTCCAATAATATTTGTAATACTATCTCAAGGCTTTGTAAGATTGCGTCCCCTTCCATCTTCTCAGATATTACATCCCCCATTAATCCTCTTAACTCACCTTTTGCATTTTCCAGATATCCTCCAACCATATATGCTTACAAATGATGCTCATATTCCACACTATCCACCACCATCTCTCTCCCTCTATTCTTACCTCCTCCTCAGTTACAAccagtggcggaacttgaaacaaaattttgggggggccaaatagaaaataattgtcaaaatatttttttatatggacctcatttaagataagctcgtctaatctcatctctTTGATTTGGGTGATACTGTCAAATTTAAAGCCATTTTTCAAGATCTCGTTCCAAAAAGTTAAAGTTAAAGTCATCAGAtataactttttgaacttttgaaggttatatctcacttttttcgtgattcattaaagtagaagaactatctacatgtgttgatattgtaaaagttatatgttctccttcttaaatattagccttcctcttaaaaaatgtatcaattctttgatttttcattattattttatataaaaatttgaatatatatcctgtaaaatatataaagaagttagaaggacaaat is a window from the Arachis hypogaea cultivar Tifrunner chromosome 17, arahy.Tifrunner.gnm2.J5K5, whole genome shotgun sequence genome containing:
- the LOC112765162 gene encoding 26S proteasome non-ATPase regulatory subunit 7 homolog A; translated protein: MDVIKTQQISWRAIEKVVVHPLVLLSIVDNYNRVAKDTRKRVVGVLLGSSFKGTVDVTNSYAVPFEEDDKDPSIWFLDHNYHESMFSMFKRINAKEHVVGWYSSGPKLRENDLDIHALFNDYVPNPVLVIIDVEPKELGIPTKAYYAVEEVKENATQKSQKVFVHVPSEIAAHEVEEIGVEHLLRDVKDTTISTLATEVSGKLTALKGLDARLKEIRSYLDLVIDGKLPLNHEILYHLQDVFNLLPNLNVNDLIKAFAVKTNDMMLVIYLSSLIRSVIALHNLINNKMLNKEHERAEDSKSVPVSSTAGS